In the Mesorhizobium sp. genome, one interval contains:
- a CDS encoding AEC family transporter, producing MSSVAETVLFVFGLVAAGYLAGLTSYLKVEVGDAVAEFAVAVALPLLLFRTMMGADFHGAAPWAFWGAYFSAAVMTWAVGQLLTVKGFGRDARAGVVGGVTAAFSNIALLGIPFMLGVYGQAGFEILSLLLSVHLPVMIAASILLFELVGRKEGERFRFGLLVRAFLRRMSTNPMVIGILAGLLVRLTGLPVPGIAMKLVDALANVAAPVALFALGLSLRKYGIARNVKAGTSLALVKLLLMPALAVVMAWLFGLPPLTAKVAVAAASLPAGVNSYLIATQFGTGQALASNAMTIGTAMAVASTAFWLAIAQMVFG from the coding sequence ACCTCAAGGTGGAAGTCGGCGACGCCGTGGCCGAGTTCGCCGTCGCCGTTGCGCTGCCGCTGCTGCTCTTCCGCACGATGATGGGCGCCGATTTCCACGGTGCCGCGCCGTGGGCATTCTGGGGCGCCTATTTCTCCGCCGCCGTCATGACCTGGGCAGTCGGACAGCTCTTGACCGTCAAGGGATTCGGCCGCGATGCGCGGGCAGGGGTCGTCGGCGGCGTCACCGCCGCGTTCTCCAACATCGCGCTCTTGGGCATTCCCTTCATGCTTGGCGTCTACGGCCAGGCCGGGTTCGAGATCCTTTCGCTGCTTCTCTCCGTCCATCTCCCGGTGATGATCGCGGCGTCCATCCTTCTCTTCGAACTGGTTGGTCGCAAGGAGGGCGAGAGGTTCCGGTTCGGCCTCCTCGTACGCGCCTTCTTGAGACGGATGTCCACGAACCCGATGGTGATCGGGATCCTCGCCGGGCTCCTCGTGCGCCTGACCGGCCTGCCAGTGCCGGGCATCGCGATGAAGCTGGTGGACGCGCTGGCCAATGTGGCTGCGCCCGTGGCTCTGTTCGCTCTGGGCCTGAGCCTGCGCAAATACGGCATCGCCCGCAACGTCAAGGCCGGCACGTCGCTTGCCCTGGTGAAGCTGCTCCTGATGCCGGCGCTGGCCGTCGTCATGGCCTGGCTGTTCGGCCTGCCGCCGCTCACCGCCAAGGTGGCGGTTGCGGCCGCGTCGCTCCCGGCGGGAGTCAATTCCTACCTGATCGCCACGCAGTTCGGCACCGGACAGGCGCTGGCCTCCAATGCGATGACCATCGGCACAGCGATGGCGGTCGCGTCGACCGCTTTCTGGCTCGCCATCGCCCAGATGGTGTTCGGCTGA
- a CDS encoding Ldh family oxidoreductase, which yields MTQEILTVESAHALVAAALSASNTSVDNALCVADALVGAELVGQGGHGLRRVAAYSAQARAGKVDGHAVPRLILTKPSAIHVDAAHGFAYPALDLAAAELQRLARSQGIAAAGISRSHHAGVTGLAVEALANAGLVALMFANAPASISPWGGRTPLYGTDPIAFACPVEGGLPIVVDLSLSKVARGRIMAANQKGEPIPEGWAFDRDGNPTTDAKEALAGTMLPTGDAKGTALALMVELLAGGLTGANYAYEQTSFFDAEGAPPGSGQLIIAIDPEAFGGVRAVARFAAMAQAIQQVNGARVPGTKRHELRARLKRDGIPVDSALLDEIRQIAAR from the coding sequence ATGACCCAGGAAATCCTCACCGTCGAGAGCGCTCACGCGCTGGTCGCAGCGGCACTGAGTGCGTCGAACACGTCGGTCGACAACGCGCTGTGCGTGGCCGATGCGCTAGTCGGCGCGGAACTGGTGGGGCAGGGCGGGCACGGGCTTCGCCGTGTCGCCGCCTATTCGGCCCAGGCCCGCGCCGGGAAGGTCGACGGCCACGCGGTGCCGCGTCTGATCCTGACAAAGCCGTCCGCGATCCATGTCGATGCGGCCCACGGCTTCGCCTATCCGGCCCTCGATCTGGCGGCGGCGGAGTTGCAGCGCTTGGCCCGGTCGCAGGGGATCGCGGCCGCCGGCATTTCCCGGTCGCATCATGCGGGCGTCACCGGGCTTGCCGTTGAAGCGCTTGCCAACGCGGGCCTCGTCGCGCTGATGTTCGCGAATGCTCCGGCCAGCATTTCGCCCTGGGGTGGCCGGACGCCTCTCTATGGCACCGATCCGATCGCATTCGCCTGTCCGGTCGAGGGCGGCCTTCCGATCGTCGTCGACCTTTCCCTGTCCAAGGTGGCGCGCGGCAGAATCATGGCCGCCAACCAGAAAGGCGAGCCGATCCCCGAGGGCTGGGCGTTCGACCGGGACGGAAATCCGACGACGGATGCGAAAGAGGCGCTCGCCGGTACCATGCTTCCGACAGGCGACGCCAAGGGAACGGCACTTGCGCTGATGGTCGAGCTGCTCGCCGGCGGGCTGACAGGCGCCAATTATGCCTATGAGCAGACCTCCTTCTTCGACGCCGAAGGCGCGCCCCCCGGAAGCGGGCAATTGATCATTGCGATTGATCCTGAAGCCTTCGGTGGGGTAAGAGCCGTGGCGCGGTTTGCCGCGATGGCGCAAGCCATCCAACAGGTGAACGGCGCACGCGTGCCGGGAACGAAACGCCACGAGCTGCGTGCGCGGTTGAAGCGCGACGGCATTCCGGTCGACAGCGCGTTGCTTGACGAAATCAGACAGATCGCCGCACGCTGA
- a CDS encoding NAD-dependent succinate-semialdehyde dehydrogenase — protein sequence MLQKTSHYMRQANLIGGEWVQADSGATIDVTNPATTLKIGTVPKSGKAETRRAIEAAQLAFEGWRKTTAIDRSKLLRKLHDLILENQDALAELLTMEQGKSLAEAKGEVGISAAYVLWFAEEGRRTYGDTVPSPWAERRILVTKEPVGVIAAITPWNFPSSMLARKIGPALAAGCTVVVKPASQTPYSGLAWGALCEEAGFPKGVVNIVTGSASEIGDEICANPLVRKLTFTGSTEVGKILMEKCAATVKKVSMELGGNAPFLVFDDADIDKAVEGAMVAKFRNSGQTCVCTNRFFVQDGVYEEFVEKLAAASNKLKVGNGLEAGVQQGPLIDDKAVAKVEEFVQDATAKGGRIVAGGKRHELGGSFFQPTVIADANPEMMFMQEEIFGPLAPVFRFKTEEEAIQLANDTQFGLASYAYTGSLNRAFRVMEGLKYGMVGINEGLITTVEAPFGGVKESGLGKEGGHQGIEDYLDTKYVCIGGLK from the coding sequence ATGCTCCAGAAGACCAGCCACTACATGCGCCAGGCGAATTTGATCGGCGGCGAATGGGTGCAGGCGGATTCGGGCGCCACGATCGACGTGACCAACCCGGCTACGACGCTGAAGATCGGCACCGTGCCGAAATCCGGCAAGGCCGAGACGCGGCGCGCCATCGAGGCGGCGCAGTTGGCGTTCGAGGGTTGGCGCAAGACGACGGCCATCGACCGCTCGAAGCTGCTGCGCAAGCTGCATGACCTGATCCTGGAGAATCAGGATGCGTTGGCCGAACTGCTGACGATGGAACAGGGCAAGTCGCTCGCCGAGGCCAAGGGGGAGGTCGGCATTTCCGCCGCCTACGTGCTCTGGTTCGCAGAGGAAGGCCGCCGTACCTATGGCGACACGGTGCCCAGCCCCTGGGCGGAGCGGCGCATCCTCGTCACCAAGGAGCCGGTGGGCGTGATCGCTGCGATCACGCCGTGGAATTTTCCGTCCTCGATGCTCGCCCGCAAAATCGGCCCGGCGCTCGCCGCCGGCTGCACGGTCGTGGTGAAGCCCGCCTCGCAGACGCCGTATTCGGGTCTCGCCTGGGGCGCACTGTGCGAAGAGGCGGGCTTCCCGAAAGGCGTCGTCAATATCGTCACCGGGTCGGCCAGCGAGATCGGCGACGAGATCTGCGCCAATCCGCTGGTGCGCAAGTTGACCTTCACCGGCTCGACGGAGGTCGGCAAGATTCTGATGGAGAAGTGCGCCGCCACCGTGAAGAAGGTGTCGATGGAACTCGGCGGCAACGCGCCGTTCCTCGTCTTCGACGACGCCGACATCGACAAGGCGGTCGAAGGCGCGATGGTCGCCAAGTTCCGCAATTCCGGCCAGACCTGCGTCTGCACCAACCGCTTCTTCGTCCAGGACGGGGTCTATGAGGAATTCGTCGAGAAGCTGGCCGCCGCTTCGAACAAGCTGAAGGTCGGTAACGGCCTCGAAGCGGGTGTTCAGCAAGGACCGCTGATCGATGACAAGGCCGTCGCGAAGGTCGAGGAATTCGTCCAGGACGCGACAGCGAAGGGCGGCAGGATCGTCGCCGGCGGCAAACGCCATGAGCTCGGCGGCTCGTTCTTCCAGCCGACGGTTATCGCCGATGCGAATCCGGAGATGATGTTCATGCAGGAGGAAATCTTCGGGCCGCTCGCACCCGTTTTCCGCTTCAAGACCGAGGAGGAGGCGATCCAGCTCGCCAACGACACCCAGTTCGGCCTCGCGTCCTATGCCTATACCGGCTCGCTCAACCGCGCCTTCCGGGTGATGGAAGGGCTGAAATACGGCATGGTCGGCATCAACGAGGGGCTGATCACGACCGTCGAGGCGCCCTTCGGCGGGGTCAAGGAGAGCGGTCTCGGCAAGGAAGGCGGACACCAGGGCATCGAGGACTATCTCGACACCAAATATGTCTGCATCGGCGGCCTGAAGTAA
- a CDS encoding aldose epimerase family protein has protein sequence MDGEVFGTTADGDAVHRYRLSGGGLTATVMEWGAVLQDLRLDGHNAPLVIGFDRFDDYPAQSPYFGAIVGRYANRIGSGKFLIDGQRYQADTNFLGKHTLHGGSMSIGKRLWSPEMRGSDFITLRLHDPDGFMGFPGNLEITCTYRLKLPGTLSIELSATTDQPTLCNLTNHSYFNLDDGGADSILDHRLVIHGGAYLPVDDELIPTGVVQPVEGTEFDFQLSRPIRLEKAGEQIVYDHNFCLSSQRGPLRQAAWAQGASSGVEMEMWTTEPGVQFYAGHKVAREAPGLGGRRYGAWAGFCLEAQAWPDSPNRPYFPQAILWPGDRYRHVTEYRFRLG, from the coding sequence ATGGACGGCGAGGTCTTCGGAACGACCGCTGACGGCGATGCCGTCCATCGCTACCGCCTCTCCGGTGGCGGACTGACCGCCACTGTCATGGAATGGGGCGCAGTCCTCCAGGATCTGCGCCTCGACGGCCACAATGCTCCGCTGGTGATCGGCTTCGACCGGTTCGACGACTATCCGGCCCAATCGCCCTATTTCGGAGCAATCGTCGGACGCTACGCCAATCGAATCGGCAGCGGAAAATTTCTGATCGACGGGCAGCGCTATCAGGCCGACACCAATTTTCTGGGCAAGCACACACTGCATGGCGGGTCGATGAGCATCGGCAAGCGCCTCTGGTCGCCGGAAATGCGTGGCAGCGACTTCATCACCCTCAGGCTACATGACCCCGACGGCTTCATGGGCTTTCCGGGCAATCTCGAAATCACCTGCACCTACCGGCTCAAGCTGCCCGGCACGCTGTCGATCGAACTGTCGGCGACGACCGACCAGCCGACGCTGTGCAACCTCACCAACCACTCTTACTTCAACCTCGACGACGGCGGCGCGGACTCGATCCTCGACCATCGGCTGGTGATTCACGGCGGAGCCTACCTGCCGGTCGACGACGAACTGATCCCCACCGGCGTGGTCCAACCAGTGGAAGGCACCGAGTTCGATTTCCAGCTGTCGCGTCCGATCCGGCTCGAAAAGGCCGGCGAACAGATCGTCTACGACCATAACTTCTGCCTCTCGTCGCAGCGTGGTCCGTTAAGGCAGGCGGCGTGGGCGCAAGGCGCTTCCTCAGGCGTCGAGATGGAGATGTGGACCACCGAGCCCGGCGTGCAGTTCTATGCCGGACACAAGGTCGCGCGGGAGGCGCCCGGGCTGGGCGGCCGGAGATACGGCGCCTGGGCCGGCTTCTGCCTCGAGGCACAGGCCTGGCCCGATTCGCCCAACCGGCCCTATTTCCCGCAGGCGATCCTGTGGCCCGGCGACCGCTACCGGCACGTGACGGAATACCGGTTCAGGCTGGGCTAG